The Conexivisphaera calida genome includes a region encoding these proteins:
- a CDS encoding ATP-binding cassette domain-containing protein, translated as MPELGEGAIVARGLTKVYNGKLTAVDHIDLDVMEGEVFALLGPNGAGKSTTIGMLTTLIKPTEGRAVVGGYDVSSQPEMVRRTIGVVPQEYTADEDLTGWENLTFIASLYGIPGAEARRRAQELLEMVELSRFAKTKVEAYSGGMRRRLEIAMGLINSPRILFLDEPTLGLDVQTRTAIWSYIGKLKEEYGMTILFTTHYMEEADLYATRIAIMDRGKIVKIGTPRELKESIGGDVVTLAVDNQAAAVELLRSLGVDPREYEGSLVFKLKDASTALPELIRALMESGIQVRRMEVSEPTMDEVYMEYTGRRLRDAQASSEEVFAMRATLRRARS; from the coding sequence ATGCCTGAGCTGGGCGAGGGCGCGATAGTGGCGAGGGGTCTCACCAAGGTCTACAACGGCAAGCTCACCGCGGTGGACCACATAGACCTGGACGTCATGGAGGGCGAGGTCTTCGCGCTCCTGGGGCCGAACGGCGCGGGGAAGTCGACCACGATAGGGATGCTCACAACCCTGATCAAGCCGACGGAGGGCCGCGCGGTCGTCGGCGGCTACGACGTCTCGTCCCAGCCGGAGATGGTCAGGAGGACGATAGGCGTGGTGCCCCAGGAGTACACCGCGGACGAGGACCTGACGGGGTGGGAGAACCTCACGTTCATAGCGAGCCTCTACGGGATCCCAGGTGCCGAGGCCAGGAGGAGGGCCCAGGAGCTCCTCGAGATGGTCGAGCTGTCCAGGTTCGCCAAGACGAAGGTCGAGGCGTACTCCGGGGGGATGAGGCGCAGGCTCGAGATAGCGATGGGCCTCATAAACTCCCCCAGGATACTGTTCCTCGACGAGCCGACCCTGGGGCTGGACGTGCAGACGAGGACCGCGATATGGTCGTACATAGGGAAGCTGAAGGAGGAGTACGGGATGACGATCCTCTTCACCACGCACTACATGGAGGAGGCCGACCTCTACGCCACCAGGATAGCGATAATGGACAGGGGGAAGATAGTGAAGATCGGCACGCCCAGGGAGCTCAAGGAGAGCATAGGAGGGGACGTCGTGACGCTCGCGGTGGACAACCAGGCAGCGGCCGTCGAGCTCCTGCGCTCCCTCGGCGTCGACCCTAGGGAGTACGAGGGATCCCTGGTCTTCAAGCTCAAGGACGCTTCCACCGCGCTCCCCGAGCTCATCAGGGCCCTCATGGAGTCCGGGATACAGGTGAGGCGCATGGAGGTGAGCGAGCCCACGATGGACGAGGTCTACATGGAGTACACGGGGAGGAGGCTCAGGGACGCGCAGGCGTCATCGGAGGAGGTCTTCGCGATGAGGGCCACGCTGAGGAGGGCTAGGTCATGA
- a CDS encoding PadR family transcriptional regulator: MIPMPRSYHGHGALRGLVLWVLSQSPANGAEIISTIEKMWWGLWRPSPGAVYPLLSSMAEEGVISRGPDGRYELTERGRRELEESYWVPQRKPMSVDVAIEELDGYVRYLEEVRGSGSLAGRGKRIAEIAERLRRLSEDA, encoded by the coding sequence ATGATACCGATGCCCAGGAGCTATCACGGGCATGGAGCGCTGAGGGGTCTCGTGCTCTGGGTCCTCAGCCAGTCCCCGGCGAACGGCGCCGAGATAATATCGACCATCGAGAAGATGTGGTGGGGCCTGTGGAGGCCATCCCCCGGGGCGGTCTACCCGCTCCTCTCCTCAATGGCGGAGGAGGGCGTGATATCCAGGGGGCCCGATGGGAGATATGAGCTGACGGAGCGCGGCAGGAGGGAGCTGGAGGAGAGCTACTGGGTTCCGCAGAGGAAGCCCATGAGCGTCGACGTCGCCATAGAGGAGCTCGACGGCTACGTCAGGTACCTGGAGGAGGTAAGGGGATCCGGATCCCTGGCCGGCCGCGGGAAGAGGATAGCGGAGATCGCGGAGAGGCTGAGGAGGCTGTCCGAGGATGCCTGA
- a CDS encoding PPOX class F420-dependent oxidoreductase — MGSGDALDELRGHKYLLLTTFRRDGTPVPTAVLFALDGDRVLVHTSLNSGKVKRIRRNPRALVQPSTILGKPLGPPIEVHARILEGDEAREAARILRSCCIEKRLSMMLDPLRRSPPAYLELRPTREEEAKS; from the coding sequence ATGGGCTCCGGCGATGCGCTGGATGAGCTGAGGGGGCACAAGTACCTCCTTCTGACGACGTTCAGGCGCGATGGAACACCCGTGCCCACCGCCGTCCTGTTCGCGCTCGATGGCGACCGGGTCCTGGTCCACACCTCCCTCAACTCGGGAAAGGTGAAGAGGATCCGCAGGAACCCGCGCGCTCTGGTGCAGCCCTCCACGATACTCGGGAAGCCACTGGGTCCCCCGATCGAGGTGCACGCACGCATCCTGGAGGGCGACGAGGCCAGGGAGGCGGCGAGGATCCTCAGGTCGTGCTGCATCGAGAAGAGGTTGAGCATGATGCTGGATCCGCTGAGGCGCAGCCCGCCGGCCTACCTGGAGCTGAGGCCTACTCGGGAGGAGGAAGCGAAATCCTGA